DNA sequence from the Brachionichthys hirsutus isolate HB-005 unplaced genomic scaffold, CSIRO-AGI_Bhir_v1 contig_225, whole genome shotgun sequence genome:
GTCTACACAACTAtgtcaaatattaatttaactTTGGAAAGAGCAGCAGGGATCTTTAGTGGATAAGACATTCATCTGTATTTACGTGGAGCAGGGCCAGGCGCTGTTCGGGTCGCAGGTGACTGAACTCATCACTGAGCACGAACTGGATGGCTAATAAAATAgattgaagaaaaaaagcaaaacataatAAATAGTAACTCGAATCAAGAGAAATGGTTTTACAGGTATATGGTGAATAAAAAGCACGCGTACCATAGAAAAAGTTGCTTTTTCCTGACCCATTTCTTCCGACTGTAACAGAAGAATTGCACATAAAAAGAACAATCTGGAACGCACACTAAGCCATAAATGAGCCTTTGGCGCACTAATATTGATCAGGCAACTTATGTGCTGAAATAAGTACAATCTTTCAAAATCcatgcatttacatttatgtaCTACAATACTACTAATAGAAGCTACTCACCGATGACATTGTGTTTCGGACTAAACGGGTCTACCACCGTTTGATCCCTGTAACTTCGGAACCCCTGGATGATGACCTGCACAAGAAGCCAGACGCCACCGTGTTCAAGCCACTGGCCACCCTGCCAATTCAGTTCTGACACTAACAGCATACCACGACGAGATATGATAAATAACATCATCAATAGTATGGAAGATTTTCCCACGGGGCCTTGGATTTCTGGATAAATCTTTCATTCGGAATGCTAACAGGTTTCCAAAACTGTTCgtaaattaaaacaattttaaaaactACTATCAAATGCCTTTTAAAGAAATCGAACGCGACGTGTTAACGGTGTAATGTTATCAAAAGCAGATACTGTACATCCGCTACCTCGCGGCTAGCCGCCTAGCGTTAGCTTAGTAGGCAATCCAAGATAAACACAGGTAGCCCACGCTAGCATTGACAAGCTAGCTATTTCACGTGTCGTTGTTTTGAGTGAATTCACGGAGTTCTGCGTTCAGGATTAACCGAAGGCTATGCGCAAAGCCCTCTTTTGACCATCATTCATTCGAATAGTGCTTAAGGACCCTCTTTGAAGTTAGGCCAGTGACGGTCTGCAACATACACAAACCCTGCATCGCTGGCTCGCTTACCTGTTTGATGTACATGGTTGTCTAAGTAGGGCGTCTCCTTAGCTGAATTTGGAGGGAAAAAGTCCCCACCTCCACTAAAAAGAGAAGCCGAGAAGCTAATAGCCTAAAACTTAAAATATATGTGTATTCAAAATCTGTGAAACATTGTGGCAAAGGAGAATAACATAGAAAATGGCGGCGGGGGCGGCCGGAATGGACCAAACCATTACCTAAAAatagggtttaaaaaaataaacgtaaaataaataatgtacagTAATAAACTAAATGGGGTAGAAAATTACAGAGCCAAAGATTACAAAATAACTAAACgaattaatatttattcagaGTATATTTCTACATAAGTAAGAAGTTGTATACGTTTGCTAATAAGTTATCCTCCTATGAGTATAGTTGGTGTGGTTTGGCTTCCAAAGACCGCCAAAGACCAGAGAGACCCGAGTTGGACGAGTTCAATGAACTTGCAGGATAAAATAAACAGCAACCTTGTCAATAGACGAGGTGTGCTGCTATTATTATCAATAAccattatttaaatattcttaCACACAATATTGCTCTGCTTCGAATAGGAATTTTGGAAGACATTTTTTACCAAAATTCACAAAATATCCCAATGCAACAGATCTCTGTCGTGAATGATTTGTTATAATTGAGTTCACACCTAATTCTGAAACAAGAATCCTcatattattaaatacaacTGTGCACGATGGCAAAATAAGTCAGTCAGGTGTCACTGTTGACTCTCCATTTGTAATAAGCCAGTCATGTAGACAGTATCTACTGGCGTCCTTTGTTGCTGGACCCTGTCTATTGTCATTTTTTCCACTTGCAATTCCAACTAACCTCTCAGATGTAGACGCTTCAAACGTCACTAAAAACACTACTTTAACCTGCTTCTTTACTTGGCACCAAATGCTTTGAATCCATGACAACAACTTCCTTCACGTGgagaaataatttattaaacacaaacatccaaCAGCCATCCAAAAATAAGACAGACTGtaattttcaaataaattaggTTTAAATGCCTGAGTGTATTTGTGAGCAGGCAAATCATAACATCAGCCTAAGACATGTATATTGCAGGTTTATAGTGGTCTGTGTTGTTTCATTCCTAACAACAGAAATCAAGAAAACAGCAGTGGCGTAGGATTTTATAGGCCACGAACTGAACAATCTTCTTATGCTAAGTTTATCTGCTCTATGGTTTCAATACCAGGCACACGGGCAGCTTCTTCCCTCTTTTCTTTCAAGTAAGACTACGAGCAGTCACAGTCCATTTTAAGGCAGCGCAGTTATTGGACTCAATTCGAACTGGCGGTGGGTCGGCGACGGCAGGCAGGAGGCAGGGAGGGTGAACGCAGACGGCTCGAAGTTTTCGGCGTCGAAAGCGGAGGTGAAGTCATTGGTAAAAAAGAAGGCCGACTCTGGGGCGCAGGTTGCGGTCGGTTCGGGTGTGGCGGCATGAGCTGGGGCCGTGGAGAGGACCTCTGActcaaactgcagcagctgACCCATGAAACTGAAGTTGGGCGAGATGACCTCCCGGCGCCGCTTGACGACGTCGAAGGCCGCATCCAGCCGCAGCTGCTGCGTCCTCATGATGTAAGCCATGCAGATGGTGGGCGAGCGCGATATCCCTGCCTCGCAGTGGACTAGGACCTTCCCCCCCGATTGCTTCACGCCATCTGAAAGGAGATGAAGAGCGGGAgattttttatttgactttctATGATTATCGGTAAAACTGGCATTTAAACGTCAAGCgttctttttttatgctttaaaGTGTTTGAATCGGCAGGGAGTTTAACAGTgaaacattatatatatttttttttgtcattgcacATTCCATGCTAGCATTCACGCTTCCAAACACACTTGTTCTCACACAAACGCAGCAGCATCAGGCAAACAGGGCAAACGATCAACCTCAATGTTGCACCTTAAACGCCGAGACAGAAACGTACACACGTCTTATACTAGTCCCACAATTAACATGACTTAATTTCACTATATTTTAAAGCTCGATCTATCTGAAAAACACCCATCCCACCTACAGATGCACCTCTCTAAtcctaaaaatatatatatatgaacagCCACTGCAggcaaaaagaaatgtaaaaaaaaaagacaattgagttagttagttagtttattgtttgtttcaagcaaatgaaaataaaataaaataaataatgataaataacaATGATTGATAATGAAGCCATCGGgattcacattttatatgaGGACCTGTAGCAGATCTTTGAAGACTTGCACGCACCACTTTTCTGTtatattctgtttctttgttgagtggagctgatataatttccctatgggattattaaagtattctgattctgattccaaAGCAATGGACAAAATCAATAACGGGACCCATCCGATACCGGCCGGTCAGCCAAGTGTTTTCGTGTGTGCGCCTGAGCTTTGTCCTCGGGTCATGCCAGGCTATAAATAGCCGCTAGCACATTGTGTCCCAGCACCTCTGTACtctcccacacagacacatcctctctccctctgcaacACATTATCCAACCCAGTGCATTCAGGCCCATCATCAATTCCCACCTGTAATCAACCAATAGCTGctttctcagtgtgtgtgtgtgagtgagtgtgtgtgtgtgtgtgtgtgtgtgtgtgtgagtgtgtgtgtgtgtgtgtgtgtgtgtgtccgccagCCCACAAGCCTCCTCCAACCCGCCATTACTAAAGAAAAACAGCTCATCCGGTTGTCACACTGACTGTCCACACCCGGTAGATTAAGCCAAGGAGGTGATGACAGCATAGAGGGGAGGAGTAAAAGGGAAGTcagaggaggggtggggggcggaATAAGTGAGTAAATCCTGAATGAAGGATGACTAgctggagatgatgatgatgatgatgatcatgttAACTTGGTTGCAGCAGGTTTTCCTCTAGCCCTCTTTCTGTGATGACAAAGAGGTcgagacaaaaaataaacacgCCTGCGTTGAGGCGGCTTGAACTCAGTTGGGGCTGTTTTTAAGACTCCTTAGGATAATCTTGCACCCTGAGGTTTCCAAGGAAACAAGGAAATCCACGTCCATTTCCTTCCCAAGCTCTTACGCGCACCAACAACCCGTTTGGAAAGCCTGCTCGTCAATTCTATAGACGTGAACTTTTGAGTCAAGCCTGCCGTCAATAAGAGACCAGCGAACCGAGGCGTGGCGCGTATAAATATTCACTCCAACTCACCGATGAACTCGATCGCCTCTTGAAAATGGGAGCTGATGTCGGCCATGTGGCTGTCCTCCACTGGGATCCATTTGTAGTCGTACTGGCCGTCGGCCGGCCGAAGGTCCCTGCGGGATACGTTGAGCAAGGCTGTGATGTGAAGACCGCTGAGATAGTCCTCTCTGGAGGCATGATAGGCACTACCAAGGAAGAGAAACGGGAGGATCTCTACAGGTTGACCctgaatggagagagagagatggagaaattaAATTCATCTTTATTGTGATGAATATTCAGTTTGTTCTCATTCGATCTTATTGTCATTCATATTATCATGCCTGTTTCTATGGATCTCCACTGTTACGGTCATGATGCGGGTTTCCAATGCGTTTTCTTAATGCAAAGAAACAATCTTTCTTGTCATATCGTTTTAAAACAATGTGATTTCACGACCCACTGACGAGACGAAACACTTTAACCCAGATGTTGATGAATCTGGCTTTAAAACACCTGGAACCCACTCATGAGaaaaacacccacacacctgTTAGCCCCAAAAAGCTGTGGAGCAGAACATCCACAAATAGAATGCAAGGTGgcgcaggtcagaggtcaacacGCACATTTGAAAAAGCTGGTCGATTAGGATTACAAAGTCTCTGGTAGCAGCAGAATTGGTTTTTATAGGAATAATGTGACGAATGTGCGGCAAAGTGGGAAGTGGAGTGGCAAAAGGTGCTTTCCATACCTGATCGTAATCTGGCTTGTGGTGAGACGGCTTCTCGCTGTGGCCGTGGACTCTTTTCTCCGTTTCACTTCCACTTTGGTCGAGGGTTTTCACCTCAGTGCAAAGTTCAGGGTATTGAGAGCGGAAGTTTTCGTATCCTCCTGAGAGAAGAGGGACGGGAGACACTGTGAGTTGGGTTGACAAATTAAattatctatatctatctatcatctatcatccatcatctatctatacacacacactagacaCATCTTCAGAAGTGGCAGCATTTCTGAACTGTCTTAACAGTGTTATAACCTTATTATAATCACTTGAAGGCGCGCTAATCCTTTCTGGGCGACATCCTAAGCACGCAGAGGTGACAGACGGAAATGGATGCGCGCTTCACATCCACGATCAAACGAGATTCACGTCGCTGAAAGACGCGGCTCGAACAACATgtcttcttgtttttatttttgatcatcGCAGCGCAGCTTCTCTGTTTCTCCGTTTCCCGCACTGACTCATTCCCTCCCTCCGCTGACGCAGGCAGGATATTTATCATAGTGAGAGCAAATGGGCCGAAACTACATAGGAGTATACGGGCAAGTGAAATAATAATGACGCATTCATAGGCTACTGTGTATTATCTGTGTTAGTTTACACCTACCGACAAAGCGAGACAATTATTTATGGGTTAATTTACTTCAGTTTATAAAAGGAGTACAAGTATCACTAGGATACACGcgtgagttttgttttgaagtTTGTGGGATATGATTAAGTACCAAGTTTAATACcaaaaacatctgtttgttttctgttttttttaaaaaaaaaaccctattAACGCTTTCCCCTATTGTTGCCGTTCTTGAGTTTAGCcgacaatacaaataaataaaaaaaacttaaaaacaACTTCAGACAACATCTGCATTGTTTTCCAGCCCCCTCTTACCTTTCAGGAAACAGATGTTCGCCCCGTTCGCCAGATGTGAGAGGCTGTTGATGACTATTTGCGCTGCGCTGTTGCTTTTCAGCTTTTGCCAGCGGGACGTCCGCTCATCCAGCGCCACGATAGCGGAGAT
Encoded proteins:
- the LOC137915807 gene encoding dual specificity protein phosphatase 5-like — translated: MKVSSIDCRRLRRIIRKQRGSCLIVDCRPFFSFTNSNIKGSVNVNLNSVVVRRSRGGPVPLQFVIPDERALLRLREGRISAIVALDERTSRWQKLKSNSAAQIVINSLSHLANGANICFLKGGYENFRSQYPELCTEVKTLDQSGSETEKRVHGHSEKPSHHKPDYDQGQPVEILPFLFLGSAYHASREDYLSGLHITALLNVSRRDLRPADGQYDYKWIPVEDSHMADISSHFQEAIEFIDGVKQSGGKVLVHCEAGISRSPTICMAYIMRTQQLRLDAAFDVVKRRREVISPNFSFMGQLLQFESEVLSTAPAHAATPEPTATCAPESAFFFTNDFTSAFDAENFEPSAFTLPASCLPSPTHRQFELSPITALP